One window of Sphingobium sp. HWE2-09 genomic DNA carries:
- a CDS encoding McrC family protein → MWACWKHRAGRVWKYCPSTRRIPALLLSRALLIRMIGEALSLRPRPGGIADLARFTLPLPEWLAAMFLEEALILVRRGVRQAYQRVDAREPYLRGALDVAAQIRHGPAAAHLFSFHHDVFSFDRPENRLIRSCIDLILRETKSADNWRVARELSILLENIPLSPDFSSDLRAWDNGRLMADYLTIKGPCELILTRSTPFSVDGPSRGLSMLFPMERLFEAYVTRSLQMAAPVGFEIQPQSRGTHLCTHERQPWFELRPDILVSNGQERWIVDAKWKLIHGDRASGYGLSQADFYQLFAYGHRHLEGKGDLHLVYPRTDTFKEPLEPFVFGGNLRLRVVPFDLDERTAPYTFLETSQGN, encoded by the coding sequence ATGTGGGCGTGCTGGAAACACCGTGCGGGACGCGTGTGGAAATATTGCCCAAGCACACGGCGGATTCCGGCGCTGCTCCTCTCTCGCGCGCTCCTTATTCGCATGATCGGCGAGGCCCTGTCACTGCGCCCTCGCCCTGGGGGAATCGCTGATCTCGCGCGCTTCACTCTCCCGTTACCCGAGTGGCTAGCGGCGATGTTCCTGGAGGAGGCCCTTATTCTCGTCCGCCGAGGGGTGCGACAGGCCTATCAACGGGTGGACGCAAGGGAACCCTATCTCCGCGGCGCTCTAGATGTCGCTGCCCAAATCCGCCACGGTCCGGCCGCTGCTCATCTATTCTCCTTCCATCATGACGTCTTCTCGTTTGATCGTCCGGAAAATCGCCTAATCCGTTCCTGTATCGATCTCATCCTGCGTGAGACGAAATCCGCGGACAATTGGCGCGTCGCACGCGAACTCTCGATCCTGTTGGAGAATATCCCGCTTAGCCCTGACTTTTCTTCCGACCTACGTGCATGGGACAATGGCAGGCTAATGGCTGATTACCTCACGATAAAGGGGCCGTGCGAGCTCATCCTCACTCGATCAACGCCGTTTAGCGTTGACGGTCCTAGCCGCGGATTGAGCATGCTGTTCCCGATGGAGAGACTATTCGAGGCTTATGTGACCCGCTCTCTACAGATGGCTGCGCCTGTCGGATTTGAGATTCAGCCCCAAAGCCGGGGTACTCATCTATGCACTCATGAACGGCAGCCCTGGTTCGAACTGCGGCCCGATATCTTGGTTTCCAACGGCCAGGAGCGCTGGATCGTTGATGCGAAGTGGAAGCTAATCCATGGAGATCGCGCATCCGGCTATGGTCTCTCCCAAGCCGATTTTTATCAACTTTTCGCTTATGGGCATCGACATCTTGAAGGCAAGGGCGATCTCCATCTAGTCTACCCGCGCACGGACACTTTTAAAGAACCGCTTGAACCGTTCGTTTTTGGTGGAAACCTCCGGCTCCGAGTTGTTCCGTTCGACCTTGATGAACGAACTGCTCCCTACACGTTTCTCGAAACGTCGCAAGGCAACTGA
- a CDS encoding HEPN domain-containing protein: protein MRRLDDPNVQLPDAKRRELAHVVGIIRDGFARAIRHRTQPRYRDGHILKIILFGSYARGDWVEDPVGRYFSDYDILVVVDHEDLTDIPEFWAKTEERLLEELTEGKALRTQVSPIYHSLEDVNEKLRLGRYFFLDILKDGVLLHEEPNHQFIEPKPLSSGEALREAREFFEEWFGSAEGFLDTARYAASQGRDKEAAFQLHQSAERFYHCVFLVRALYSPKTHNLNRLRALTEQFEPRLRLVWPTDTRLHKRAYNLLREAYIKARYSREFIIGEEELAWLDDRVTLLQQLVGELCLAHIAELGNRANAA from the coding sequence ATGAGAAGGCTCGACGATCCTAATGTGCAACTGCCCGACGCCAAGCGTCGGGAGCTTGCCCATGTCGTCGGAATTATCCGCGACGGCTTCGCGCGGGCCATTCGCCATCGGACACAGCCACGGTATCGTGACGGCCATATTCTCAAGATCATCCTGTTCGGCAGTTACGCGCGAGGCGATTGGGTGGAAGACCCCGTTGGGCGCTATTTCTCGGATTATGACATCCTCGTGGTAGTCGATCATGAAGACCTGACCGACATTCCAGAATTCTGGGCGAAAACCGAAGAACGGCTGCTGGAGGAACTGACCGAGGGTAAAGCGCTGCGCACACAGGTTAGCCCGATCTACCACAGCCTTGAAGATGTAAATGAGAAGCTGCGGCTCGGGCGATATTTTTTCTTGGATATATTGAAGGATGGCGTTCTCCTGCACGAGGAACCCAACCATCAGTTTATCGAGCCCAAGCCCCTATCGAGCGGTGAAGCCCTGCGGGAGGCCCGCGAATTTTTCGAGGAATGGTTTGGTTCCGCGGAAGGGTTTTTGGACACGGCTCGCTATGCGGCGTCTCAAGGTCGCGACAAGGAGGCTGCCTTCCAACTTCATCAATCGGCCGAGCGTTTCTACCATTGCGTTTTCCTAGTTCGCGCCTTGTACAGTCCGAAAACCCATAATCTGAATCGATTGCGAGCGCTGACGGAGCAATTCGAACCACGATTGCGTTTGGTATGGCCGACCGACACGCGGCTCCACAAGCGAGCTTATAACCTTCTGCGCGAAGCCTATATCAAGGCACGCTACTCGCGGGAATTCATCATCGGCGAGGAAGAATTGGCGTGGCTGGATGATAGGGTGACGTTGCTCCAGCAATTGGTCGGTGAGCTTTGCCTCGCCCATATTGCCGAATTGGGCAATCGTGCGAACGCCGCCTGA
- a CDS encoding sigma factor-like helix-turn-helix DNA-binding protein gives MKTPDPVRIEKAKAAFARMSKRTLKIFILSQVEGLSYVEIAKRERLFLWQVRRHMLRAIRIIVREMR, from the coding sequence ATGAAGACGCCTGACCCCGTACGCATCGAAAAGGCGAAAGCCGCTTTCGCGCGCATGTCGAAGCGCACCCTCAAAATCTTCATCTTAAGTCAGGTTGAGGGTCTGAGCTATGTCGAGATCGCCAAGCGAGAACGTCTGTTTCTCTGGCAGGTACGGCGTCACATGCTTCGCGCGATACGCATCATTGTTCGTGAAATGCGCTGA
- a CDS encoding ArdC family protein has protein sequence MSKDHGTLYVEVTERVIAELEQGRLPWVQPWDSAKAAIGLPRNAGTGRRYSGINVLILWSRLFEKGYGAQRWLTYRQARALGGHVRRGEEGTTVCYADRFTPRSEEDQARDEGREARQVAFLKRFTVFNVEQCEGLPDDLTVAPVSLAVDEIVPLAHKLVRASGADVKIGGERAFYAPGPDYIRVPPQAAYHDRINWYRTVFHELGHWTGHASRLGRSFDSADLAAYAREELCAEMASAFLCAELGIVPTVRHADYIGAWLAVLREDNKAIFRAASLASKAADFILAFTDQEGGDDEDA, from the coding sequence GTGAGCAAGGATCATGGAACATTGTACGTGGAGGTGACGGAGCGCGTCATCGCCGAACTGGAGCAGGGGCGGTTGCCATGGGTGCAGCCATGGGACAGCGCCAAGGCCGCGATCGGCTTGCCCCGGAATGCTGGAACGGGTCGCCGATATTCCGGCATCAACGTGCTGATCCTTTGGTCGCGGCTCTTCGAGAAGGGGTATGGTGCCCAGCGCTGGCTTACCTATCGGCAAGCGCGGGCGCTTGGTGGTCATGTGCGGCGGGGAGAAGAGGGGACGACGGTTTGTTACGCGGATCGCTTTACGCCCCGTAGCGAGGAAGATCAGGCGCGGGACGAAGGGCGCGAGGCACGGCAGGTCGCGTTTCTAAAGCGCTTCACGGTTTTCAATGTCGAGCAATGCGAGGGTTTGCCCGACGATTTGACGGTCGCGCCGGTATCGCTGGCGGTCGATGAAATCGTGCCATTGGCGCACAAGCTTGTTCGGGCCAGTGGCGCGGACGTCAAGATTGGTGGCGAGCGGGCCTTCTATGCCCCGGGACCGGACTATATCCGTGTCCCGCCTCAAGCGGCCTATCATGACCGCATCAACTGGTATCGAACCGTTTTTCATGAGCTGGGTCATTGGACAGGGCATGCCTCCCGCTTGGGTCGGTCGTTCGATAGCGCTGATTTGGCGGCTTACGCGCGCGAGGAACTGTGCGCGGAGATGGCCAGCGCTTTTCTTTGCGCGGAACTTGGGATCGTGCCGACCGTCCGCCATGCCGATTATATCGGCGCGTGGCTGGCGGTACTGAGGGAGGACAATAAGGCGATATTCCGGGCGGCCAGTCTCGCGAGTAAAGCGGCTGACTTCATCCTGGCATTCACCGACCAAGAGGGAGGTGACGATGAAGACGCCTGA
- a CDS encoding Eco29kI family restriction endonuclease: protein MATDTNPPELFDPLAVENIGVTLAVELLEQPVHDLASLRKFSGAGIYALYYGGELDAYATLKALDLAEGGSRIPLYIGKAVRRNAKKGFSAKPVTETKLYDRIMKHADSIAQAENLDPSDFRCRYLVLNDAYIGLAEAVLIATFRPAWNGMGLGSNVTGEPRMKGKASAWDSLHPGRKGRPRGTMESAAAAAAIIAQAIAALSEAPEDERTALMIEKIRRRSRPAAEGQHS, encoded by the coding sequence ATGGCGACCGACACGAATCCCCCCGAGCTCTTCGATCCCCTTGCGGTGGAGAATATCGGTGTCACCCTCGCCGTCGAATTATTGGAGCAGCCTGTCCATGATCTAGCCTCGCTCCGCAAATTCAGCGGGGCGGGCATATACGCCCTTTATTATGGAGGCGAACTCGACGCCTACGCTACCCTCAAGGCGCTCGATCTGGCGGAAGGCGGCTCGCGCATTCCCTTATATATTGGCAAAGCGGTACGGCGGAACGCGAAGAAGGGCTTCAGCGCCAAGCCAGTCACAGAGACAAAACTTTATGATCGCATCATGAAGCACGCCGATTCCATTGCTCAAGCGGAAAATCTCGATCCATCCGATTTCCGGTGCCGCTATCTGGTGCTGAATGATGCCTACATAGGCCTGGCCGAAGCCGTCTTGATCGCCACCTTCCGTCCGGCATGGAACGGAATGGGCCTAGGAAGCAACGTGACGGGCGAACCACGAATGAAGGGCAAGGCCTCGGCCTGGGACTCGCTTCATCCTGGACGAAAGGGCCGTCCTCGCGGAACCATGGAAAGCGCTGCGGCCGCGGCCGCCATCATAGCCCAGGCCATCGCGGCACTAAGCGAAGCCCCCGAGGACGAGCGCACCGCGCTCATGATCGAGAAAATCCGTCGCCGCTCGCGCCCGGCCGCCGAGGGTCAGCATTCGTGA
- a CDS encoding very short patch repair endonuclease produces the protein MDTLTPMERGARMALVKGRDTKPEMIVRKMLHAMGYRYRLQAKDLPGKPDIVFRSRRKVIFVHGCFWHRHPDPNCKLARLPKSRLDFWKPKLEANAARDSRAVKRLEAMGWKVLIVWECELREREQLGNKLKRFIGEQT, from the coding sequence GTGGACACGCTCACCCCTATGGAGCGCGGCGCGCGCATGGCGCTGGTCAAGGGGCGGGACACGAAGCCGGAAATGATCGTGCGCAAAATGTTGCACGCCATGGGCTATCGCTACCGGCTCCAAGCCAAGGATTTGCCGGGCAAGCCCGACATCGTCTTCCGATCACGCCGCAAGGTCATCTTCGTTCATGGCTGTTTTTGGCACCGCCATCCCGATCCAAATTGCAAGCTCGCCCGTCTTCCCAAGAGCCGCCTCGATTTTTGGAAGCCCAAGCTAGAGGCGAACGCCGCGCGCGACAGTCGCGCCGTGAAACGCTTGGAGGCGATGGGATGGAAAGTGTTGATCGTGTGGGAATGCGAGTTGCGCGAGCGAGAACAATTAGGCAACAAGCTCAAACGATTCATCGGGGAGCAGACATGA
- a CDS encoding DNA cytosine methyltransferase, translating into MKAIELFAGAGGLGLGVTRAGFKTLDVVEWDRWCCDTIRENRKRGNAGMGQWPLPREGDIRDFSFTKFEGKLDLVTGGPPCQPFSLGGRHRAHQDDRDMWSEAVRVVRETKPSAFIFENVKGLTRETFATYFSYIFLQLSYPEIALKKGESWLDHRARLEQHHSSNGSSALSYQVLPPKVLNAANFGVPQKRERVFFVGFRSDMGVKWSFPEETHSREALLWDQAKGDYWDRHKIAKRDRPSLPAVASRLDGRPTAKAWRTTRDALIGLPDPELSPRAKSEFADHRYQPGARSYPGHTGSPLDEPAKTLKAGVHGVPGGENMLRRPDGSVRYFTIRESARLQTFPNEIVFHGSWSETMRQLGNAVPVDLAHAIAQSVAPHLKAAAKKAGRA; encoded by the coding sequence ATGAAGGCTATCGAACTATTCGCGGGCGCGGGCGGACTGGGGCTGGGCGTCACGCGCGCTGGCTTCAAGACCCTCGACGTTGTCGAATGGGATCGCTGGTGCTGCGACACGATCCGAGAAAACCGCAAGCGCGGCAACGCGGGCATGGGGCAGTGGCCCCTGCCCCGCGAAGGCGACATTCGCGATTTCTCGTTCACCAAGTTCGAGGGAAAGCTCGATCTGGTCACTGGCGGTCCGCCATGCCAGCCTTTCTCGCTGGGCGGCCGCCATCGCGCCCACCAGGACGATCGGGATATGTGGTCGGAAGCGGTCCGTGTTGTTCGCGAGACGAAGCCCAGCGCCTTCATTTTCGAGAATGTGAAGGGACTGACGCGGGAAACCTTCGCGACCTATTTCAGCTATATCTTCCTCCAACTGTCCTACCCTGAAATCGCCCTCAAGAAGGGCGAAAGCTGGTTGGATCATCGCGCCCGGCTGGAACAGCATCACAGTTCCAACGGCAGTTCCGCCCTCTCCTATCAGGTCTTGCCCCCCAAGGTGCTGAATGCCGCGAACTTCGGCGTGCCGCAAAAGCGGGAGCGTGTTTTCTTCGTCGGCTTCCGTTCTGATATGGGCGTCAAATGGTCGTTCCCCGAGGAAACCCATTCCCGCGAGGCGCTGCTTTGGGATCAAGCCAAGGGCGACTATTGGGATCGTCACAAGATCGCGAAGCGGGATCGCCCTAGCCTTCCGGCCGTCGCTTCTCGCTTGGATGGGCGGCCGACAGCTAAAGCATGGCGGACGACGCGCGACGCGCTGATTGGCCTCCCCGATCCCGAATTGTCTCCCCGCGCAAAATCCGAGTTCGCCGATCATCGCTATCAACCCGGCGCGCGAAGCTATCCGGGGCATACGGGTAGCCCGCTGGACGAACCCGCCAAGACCCTCAAGGCTGGCGTCCATGGCGTGCCAGGCGGCGAAAACATGCTGCGGCGCCCGGATGGTTCGGTCCGCTATTTCACGATCCGCGAAAGCGCCAGATTGCAGACATTCCCGAACGAAATCGTCTTCCATGGCTCTTGGTCGGAAACGATGCGCCAGTTGGGCAATGCCGTGCCCGTTGATTTGGCCCACGCCATAGCCCAATCCGTCGCGCCCCATCTTAAGGCGGCGGCAAAGAAGGCTGGTCGGGCCTAA
- a CDS encoding Eco29kI family restriction endonuclease, producing the protein MTEVYNPLDKVNLGKSVADALLARPAQPLADIQSFEGAGIYVLYYRGPHPSYAPLAEANADEAKWPIYIGKAIPSGGRKGASLSASARGTALYKRLADHRDSIKEVEAGSGSLSVADFDARYLTVDDIWIPLGESLLIARFRPIWNIALDGFGNHDPGKGRYSGLRPLWDHFHPGRPWADRCAGRSETSVEIVQRVADFLSAHPIEHY; encoded by the coding sequence ATGACGGAGGTCTATAACCCGCTCGACAAGGTCAATCTCGGTAAGTCAGTGGCGGACGCACTTCTCGCGCGCCCGGCGCAACCGCTCGCCGATATTCAATCGTTCGAGGGCGCTGGCATCTACGTTCTCTATTACAGAGGGCCGCATCCCAGCTATGCGCCTCTAGCAGAGGCGAACGCGGACGAAGCGAAATGGCCTATCTACATCGGCAAGGCGATACCGTCTGGCGGACGGAAAGGCGCCAGCCTGTCGGCCAGCGCCCGAGGGACGGCCCTCTACAAGCGATTGGCCGATCACCGTGATAGCATCAAGGAAGTTGAAGCGGGGTCAGGCTCGCTCTCGGTCGCAGATTTCGATGCCCGCTATCTCACGGTCGATGACATTTGGATTCCGCTCGGCGAAAGCCTTCTGATTGCACGCTTCCGACCAATTTGGAACATCGCCCTCGACGGTTTCGGCAATCATGATCCTGGTAAGGGAAGATACAGTGGCCTCCGCCCCCTCTGGGACCATTTCCATCCTGGACGGCCTTGGGCCGATCGGTGCGCTGGTAGAAGTGAAACGAGCGTAGAAATTGTGCAACGCGTCGCCGACTTTCTTTCAGCACACCCCATCGAGCATTATTAA
- a CDS encoding phosphorylase family protein, with the protein MRVLVVHDRDEVRSQIKDVILGAVPHAIICEAVDGIRTREKLTGTLYDFAVVDLTIPNVKGRGNVGFSVIEGILEELFAGSPMLVPSNLIGITRDADALDLVNNNIGPHLMAVLREVDGDDDWKKQLSDRTLYAENAIKSKSSALLTRYDYDALIFTALDKELSPYRDLFEISEHPQIPGLGTFFFTDLSGKPRKGACFAIGRAGQPSAASEAQGLICQLRPKLAIMTGFCGGIPKKAEFGDILFAEMALDWDYGKWKPNESVSRLYARPEPISIRNSAIHRIARDIVEHGLKSESRLAAEMAILSNGEILKPSFKLIPFASGSAVIGDHDVLGSVKSLNESVGGVDMESYGFYYACRYPHAAAPEFLCIKAVADDCGIEKDDRLHKVCCFASAFVAKEIMCDQWSYE; encoded by the coding sequence ATGAGAGTTTTGGTAGTTCACGACCGTGACGAAGTTCGATCGCAGATTAAGGATGTGATCCTAGGTGCCGTCCCGCACGCTATCATCTGCGAAGCCGTAGATGGCATTCGTACCCGCGAGAAACTGACCGGAACTTTATATGATTTTGCCGTCGTTGATCTGACTATCCCAAACGTAAAGGGTCGAGGAAACGTCGGCTTTAGCGTGATCGAAGGCATTTTGGAGGAGCTGTTTGCAGGCTCTCCAATGCTGGTGCCTTCAAATTTGATCGGCATAACGCGGGACGCTGATGCTTTGGATTTAGTGAATAACAATATTGGTCCGCACCTGATGGCCGTATTGCGGGAAGTAGATGGAGATGATGATTGGAAAAAACAGCTTAGTGATCGGACACTGTACGCTGAGAATGCTATTAAATCAAAATCTAGCGCATTGTTAACTCGATATGACTATGATGCTCTTATATTTACGGCGCTGGACAAGGAATTATCGCCATATCGTGATTTATTCGAGATCAGCGAACATCCTCAAATTCCAGGGCTGGGTACCTTTTTCTTCACCGATTTGAGCGGCAAGCCTCGCAAAGGCGCATGTTTTGCAATAGGTCGCGCGGGTCAGCCATCTGCGGCATCTGAAGCACAGGGTCTGATTTGCCAATTGCGTCCGAAGCTCGCAATAATGACGGGATTTTGTGGCGGGATACCTAAAAAAGCTGAATTCGGAGATATTTTATTCGCCGAGATGGCACTTGATTGGGACTATGGCAAGTGGAAGCCGAACGAGTCAGTTTCGCGGTTGTATGCACGCCCCGAACCGATTTCTATCAGAAATTCCGCTATTCACCGCATCGCACGCGACATCGTTGAGCATGGATTGAAAAGCGAAAGTCGCCTGGCGGCAGAGATGGCTATTCTGAGTAATGGTGAAATACTCAAGCCGTCTTTTAAGCTTATTCCCTTCGCTTCTGGATCGGCTGTGATTGGCGATCACGATGTGCTTGGAAGCGTAAAATCTTTGAATGAAAGCGTGGGGGGAGTTGATATGGAATCTTACGGTTTCTATTACGCCTGCCGCTATCCTCACGCTGCTGCTCCCGAGTTTCTTTGTATAAAAGCAGTTGCCGATGACTGCGGCATCGAAAAAGATGACCGACTTCACAAAGTTTGCTGTTTTGCTTCCGCATTTGTTGCGAAAGAGATCATGTGCGATCAGTGGTCATATGAATAA